A portion of the Salarias fasciatus chromosome 15, fSalaFa1.1, whole genome shotgun sequence genome contains these proteins:
- the LOC115401889 gene encoding uncharacterized protein LOC115401889 isoform X2, with protein MLVFLLQNGGIRGEICFYHLYQRPGDEVLLPCLQESLSYITCSSFTWLYSKDERGTSTDVRDGEVERTSPRAARLSLHTNCSLIINNITAEDAGLYACRYLTATDWDTQVFLNILTISPSSTDTDPNKDGEVTLSCSMFKHKGQCETRSLHWVDETGAELDGEGDGFKYEGQTNCVSYLTVKLQTEHSRRYTCQYVDRAGVKIEAHYSTVSSVSPTGDTGTIPGSSSDKAFIFIIGGVVGLLVLLLVIAVILLKCRKQAKATKDAPKSANIPEETEATYATVNEHHTTDHKNDETEISLTYATVSLTNQKVHQKNKVKVEEKEEEVTYSTVRTR; from the exons GCATCAGAGGAGAGATCTGTTTCTATCATCTCTATCAGAGACCTGGAGATGAGGTCTTGTTACCCTGTCTTCAGGAATCATTATCTTATATCACATGTTCAAGTTTTACCTGGCTTTACAGCAAAGATGAAAGGGGAACTTCTACTGATGTTCGTGATGGAGAAGTTGAGAGGACCTCACCCCGAGCTGCCAGACTGAGTCTGCACACTAACTGCTCTCTGATCATCAATAACATCACAGCTGAGGACGCTGGTCTGTACGCCTGTCGATATTTGACAGCCACTGACTGGGACACACAGGTGTTTCTTAACATTTTGACAA TTTCACCGTCATCTACAGACACAGATCCAAATAAAGATGGAGAAGTGACATTAAGTTGCTCCATGTTCAAACACAAAGGACAGTGTGAAACTAGGAGTCTCCACTGGGTGGATGAGACGGGAGCTGAGCTGGATGGTGAAGGTGATGGTTTCAAGTATGAAGGACAGACAAACTGTGTTTCTTATCTGACTGTGAAGCTTCAGACTGAACACAGCAGAAGATACACCTGCCAGTATGTTGATAGAGCAGGTGTGAAGATCGAGGCTCACTACTCAACTGTGTCCTCAGTGTCACCAACAGGTGACACAGGTACAATACCAG GTTCATCCAGTGATAAagccttcatcttcatcatcggGGGAGTGGTCGGGCTGCTGGTGTTGTTACTTGTCATTGCAGTGATTCtactgaaatgcagaaaacaagcCAAAGCTACAAAAG atGCTCCAAAATCTGCCAATATCCCG gaagagacagaggcGACCTATGCCACAGTGAATGAGCATCACACCACTGATCATAAAAAT GATGAGACAGAGATCAGTCTGACCTACGCCACTGTGAGCCTCACTAATCAGAAGGTCCATCAGAAGAACAAG GTCAAAGTcgaggaaaaggaggaagaagtgaCTTATTCTACTGTCAGGACTCGGTGA
- the LOC115401889 gene encoding uncharacterized protein LOC115401889 isoform X1 gives MTLLMLMLVFLLQNGGIRGEICFYHLYQRPGDEVLLPCLQESLSYITCSSFTWLYSKDERGTSTDVRDGEVERTSPRAARLSLHTNCSLIINNITAEDAGLYACRYLTATDWDTQVFLNILTISPSSTDTDPNKDGEVTLSCSMFKHKGQCETRSLHWVDETGAELDGEGDGFKYEGQTNCVSYLTVKLQTEHSRRYTCQYVDRAGVKIEAHYSTVSSVSPTGDTGTIPGSSSDKAFIFIIGGVVGLLVLLLVIAVILLKCRKQAKATKDAPKSANIPEETEATYATVNEHHTTDHKNDETEISLTYATVSLTNQKVHQKNKVKVEEKEEEVTYSTVRTR, from the exons ATGACTCTGCTCATGTTGATGCTGGTTTTTCTACTTCAGAATGGAG GCATCAGAGGAGAGATCTGTTTCTATCATCTCTATCAGAGACCTGGAGATGAGGTCTTGTTACCCTGTCTTCAGGAATCATTATCTTATATCACATGTTCAAGTTTTACCTGGCTTTACAGCAAAGATGAAAGGGGAACTTCTACTGATGTTCGTGATGGAGAAGTTGAGAGGACCTCACCCCGAGCTGCCAGACTGAGTCTGCACACTAACTGCTCTCTGATCATCAATAACATCACAGCTGAGGACGCTGGTCTGTACGCCTGTCGATATTTGACAGCCACTGACTGGGACACACAGGTGTTTCTTAACATTTTGACAA TTTCACCGTCATCTACAGACACAGATCCAAATAAAGATGGAGAAGTGACATTAAGTTGCTCCATGTTCAAACACAAAGGACAGTGTGAAACTAGGAGTCTCCACTGGGTGGATGAGACGGGAGCTGAGCTGGATGGTGAAGGTGATGGTTTCAAGTATGAAGGACAGACAAACTGTGTTTCTTATCTGACTGTGAAGCTTCAGACTGAACACAGCAGAAGATACACCTGCCAGTATGTTGATAGAGCAGGTGTGAAGATCGAGGCTCACTACTCAACTGTGTCCTCAGTGTCACCAACAGGTGACACAGGTACAATACCAG GTTCATCCAGTGATAAagccttcatcttcatcatcggGGGAGTGGTCGGGCTGCTGGTGTTGTTACTTGTCATTGCAGTGATTCtactgaaatgcagaaaacaagcCAAAGCTACAAAAG atGCTCCAAAATCTGCCAATATCCCG gaagagacagaggcGACCTATGCCACAGTGAATGAGCATCACACCACTGATCATAAAAAT GATGAGACAGAGATCAGTCTGACCTACGCCACTGTGAGCCTCACTAATCAGAAGGTCCATCAGAAGAACAAG GTCAAAGTcgaggaaaaggaggaagaagtgaCTTATTCTACTGTCAGGACTCGGTGA